GGCCTCCTGCAGCATCGTGTAGCTGCCCACCACATTCGTGGAGATGAAGTCGCCCGGCCCGTCGATGGAACGGTCCACATGCGACTCGGCCGCGAGGTGCATCACGAGGTCTGGCTTGAACCCCTCTAGCGCGGTGCGCACAGCGGTGGCGTCGCAGATGTCGGCCTGCACGAAGGCGTAAAGCGGGCTGTCCGCGACCGGCGCGAGGGAGGCGAGATTCCCGGCGTAGGTCAGCTTGTCGAAATTGAGAACATGGTGGCCGAGCCCCACGAGGTGCCGCACCACCGCCGAGCCGATGAAGCCCGCCCCTCCCGTCACCAGCACCCGCATCAATCTACCTTTCGCTCGCCGTGCCCTGATAGGCGAACGGGCTGTCGAAGTCCTTGAGGCGCGGCAGGATGCGATCCTTGTCCGAGAGGATCTTCTCGCCGTCGCCGCAGGTCCAGTCGATGGCAAGGTCGGGATCATTCCAGATGATTCCGCGCTCGCTCGCCTGATCGTAGCCCGCGTCCACCTTATAGGCGACGCGCGTGTCCGGCGCGAGGGTGCAAAAGCCGTGAGCAAAACCCTGAGGAATGTAGAGCTGCTCGCCCCCCTCGGCGGTGAGCCGCGCCCCCACCCATCGGCCATAGGTCGGCGAGCCTTTGCGCACATCCACCGCAACGTCATAGATGGCGCCGCTCAGCACCCTCACGAGCTTGGCCTGTGCGAAGGGAGGCGCCTGCATGTGCAGGCCACGGATGGTGCCCGTCTCGGCCGACAGCGACTCGTTGTCCTGCACGAAGTCCGCCCCGATGCCGTTGGCGGCGTAGCGCGGCTTCACATAGGTCTCGCAGAAATAGCCGCGGGCGTCGCCGAAGCGGCGCGGCTGGACCAGGACGACATCCGGGATGGCAAGCGGAGTGAATGCGGTCATGGCATGGCTTCTAATGGGTTTTCGGTCGATGGGAAACCTGGGAGAAGTTGGGTCGCAAGGCGGCCGGTAGCCGGGTCGCGGCAGAAGGTCTCAGCCGGGCGACAGCTCACGCCCCACGCTCGAATAGTCGAAGCCCAGCGCAGCCATTCGTCGGAACGGTAGATGTTCCTCAGGTCCACCACCACCGGCTGACCCATCAGCGCGCGAATGCGCTTCAGGTCGAGGGCGCGGAAGGCGTCCCACTCGGTAACGATGACGAGGGCGTCCGCGCCCGTCGCCGCCTCGTAAGGGCTGTCCACATAAGTGACGTCAGATAGCACCAGCCGGGCCTGCTCGACGCCTTCGGGATCGTGGGCGCGCACGATGGCGCCGGCATCCTGCAGCGCGGTGATGATGGCGATGGAGGGGGCGTCCCGCATGTCGTCGGTGTTGGGCTTGAAGGTCAGGCCGAGGATGCCGACTGTCCGCCCGCGCACCGAGCCGCCGAGCGCCTGGATCACCTTGCGGGCCATGGCGCGCTTGCGCTGGTCGTTCACCGCCACCACCGTCTCGACGATGCGGGTGGGGGCGCCGTGGTCCTGCGCGGTCTTGATGAGGGCGAGGGTATCCTTGGGGAAGCAGGAGCCGCCATAGCCGGGCCCGGCATGCAGGAACTTCGAGCCGATCCGGTTGTCGAGACCGATGCCGCGCGCCACGTCCTGGACGTTGCCGCCCACCTTCTCGCACAAATCGGCGATCTCGTTGATGAAGGTGATCTTGGTGGCGAGGAAGGCGTTCGCCGCATACTTCGTGAGCTCCGCCGTGCGGCGGGAGGTGAAGAGCAGGGGCGCCTGATTGAGATAGAGCGGCCGGTAGAGGTCGGTCATCACCTGCTTCGCGCGCTCGTCCTCGGTCCCGACCACAATGCGGTCCGGCCGCTTGAAATCGGTGATGGCCGCGCCCTCGCGCAGGAATTCGGGATTGGAGACCACGGCGAACTCGGCGTCCGGCCGCAACTCGCGGATGATGCGCTCCACCTCGTCGCCGGTGCCCACCGGGACCGTGGATTTCGTCACCACGACGGTATAGCGGCGGATGGCCCGGGCGATGTCGCGCGCCGCCTGGTAGACGTAGGACAGGTCCGCATGGCCATCGCCCCGCCGCGAGGGGGTGCCGACCGCGATGAAGACGGCCTCCGCCTCCTCAAGCGCGCCCGCAAGGTCGGTGGTGAAGAACAGGCGTTCGGCGGCGACATTGGTGGCCACAAGCTCGCTGAGGCCCGGTTCGTAGATCGGGATTTCCCCGCCCTTCAGCGCGGCGATCTTCGCCGTGTCCGTGTCCACGCAGGTGACGCGGTGGCCGAAGTCAGAAAAGCAGGCGCCGGAAACAAGGCCCACATAACCCGCACCAATCATTGCAACTTGCATGTAGCACCCATGAACCTCAACCTGGAGCGTCACCCCGGACGACGCAACGCCGATATACAGGACGATGCTGCGGCTTCAATGACAGCCGGCTGACCAATATGGGCTCGCGTCCGCCCTGCCTCTGCGCGATGTGGCAAATTGTCCATCCCCGGAGACAATCTCCGAGCCTTCTTCGCACTGCGGCAAACGCCGCGATATCCTCGCGTCAGGCTGCTGGGAGTAGGGTAATGGCGTTGATGGAAAGCGAGGCCCGCTGGGCGCGGGAATGGCTGTTCGACAAGGCGCTGCCGCTGTGGTGGGAGCGCGGCGCTGACAGCCGGGGCGGCTTCTATGAGAAGATCGGGCTGGACGGCCAGCCTGTTTCCGCCCCGCGCAGGCTGCGGGTCCAGGCCCGGCAGGCCTATGTCTATGCGGAGGCCGGTCGTCTAGGCTGGGAAGGTCCATGGCGCGCGGCGGCCGAGCACGGGCTCGGCTTCTTGCTGGCTCGCTACCGCAGGCCGGACGGGCTGTTCCGCACCCTCGTCTCGGCCGAGGGCGCGCCCCTCGACGATACCGTGGATCTCTACGATCAGGCCTTCGTTCTCTTCGCGCTGTCCCAGGCCCATGCGATGGGGCTGGGCGATGGGACGCTGGTTGACACCGCGCGCACGCTGATTGCGACGCTGAAGTCCGAGCACGCCCATCCCGAGGCCGGTTTCGAGGAGGCGCAGCCCCGCGCGCTGCCGCTGCGCTCCAATCCTCACATGCACATGCTCGAGGCGAACCTGTCGTGGGTGGCAGCGGGCATCGACGCGCCGTTCGCTGATGTGGCTCGGGAGATCGTGGCGCTCGCGGCGCGGCGCATGATCGATCCCGAGACCGGCGCTATCGGCGAATATTACGACGGCGACTGGCGTTTCGCGCCCGCGCCCGATGGCGGCGTGCGCGAGCCCGGTCATCAGTTCGAATGGGCCTACCTGCTGGACTGCGCCGGCCCGCTGCTGGGTGAGGACCGGCACGTCGAGAGCCGGCGCCTTTATACCTTCGGCGATCGCTTCGGCATCGATCCCGCGCGCAGCGCTGCGGTGTTCGCCCTCGATGCGGCGGGTGCCGTCATCGATCCGCGTGCGCGCCTCTGGGCGCAGACGGAGCGCCTGCGCACGGCCCTCGTCTTCGCAGAGGCGGCCGAGGAGGGGGAGCGCGCGCCGTTCATCGCGGCGGCGCAGGAGGCCTTCGCGGTCACGCGGTCCTATCTCGACGTAGGGGTGCCCGGCCTCTGGCGCGATCAGCTTCTGGCCGATGGCAGCTTCGTGGATGAGGCCGCGCCTGCCTCCTCCTTTTATCACATCGTGACGGCCTTCGCGGTGCTGCTGAGGGTGGGCGGGGCGGCCTGACGGCGCCACGCCCGAGTTGCCTCAGGCGCGCTGGTAGATGTCCTCGAAGCGGTGGATATCGTCCTCGCCGAGGTAGGAGCCGGTCTGGACCTCGATGAGTTCCAGCGGGATCCGCCCAGGATTGGCGAGCCGGTGGACGCCGCCGATGGGGATGTAAGTCGATTCGTTCTCGTTCACCGTGAACTTGCGTTCCGCGAGCGTCACCTCGGCGGTGCCGCGCACCACGATCCAGTGCTCGGCGCGGTGGTGGTGCTTTTGCAGGGAGAGCACGCCGCCCGGCTCCACCACGATCTTCTTCACCTGGAAACGGTCGCCGCGGCAGACGGTCTGGTAGGTGCCCCACGGACGGTGGATGGTCAGGTGCTCGTCCACCTCGTTCCGTTTGGCGGACTTCAGGCGGGAAACCAGTTCCTTCACATCCTGGCTGCGGTCGGAGGGCATCACCAGCATCGCGTCATCGGTGGCGATGACGGAGATGCCGTCAAGGCCGATAGCGGCCACCAGCGGCCCCTCGGAGCGCACGAACGAATTGGAACTGTCGAGAAGAGTGACCGCGCCGATCGTGACGTTGCCGTCTGCGTCGGCGTTGCCAATCTCGTGAAGCGCATCCCAAGAGCCGACGTCCGACCAGCCGAAGCTGCCGCGCACCACCGCGGCGTGGCGGGTACGCTCCAACACCGCGAAGTCGATAGACTTGGCGGGCGAGGACTTGAATGCCACCGGGTCTAGCCGTAGGAAGCCTAGGTCCGAAGTGGCGCCAGCGACGGCGGAGCGCGCCGCATCGGCTATCGCCGGCTCAAACAATTCCGCCTCGCCCATTAGGAGGCCGGCGGGAAAAAGGAAGTTTCCTGAATTCCAGAGGTAGCCGGCTTCCAAGTAGCGTTTCGCGGTCATGCGGTCCGGCTTTTCCACAAAAGAATCCACCTCGAAAACGCCGCGATCGTCCAATTGCTTGCCGACGCGTATGTAACCATAGCTGGTGCGCGGCTCGGTTGGTTCGACCCCGAAGGTCACAATATTGCCTTGCCGTGCGACAGCGGCACCAATTACAACGGTGCTCCGGAAGCTCTCCGGATCTAGCACCACATGGTCCGAGGCGAGGGCAAGCACCAGCGTGTCGGGCCCGTAAGTCTGCGCCACATAGCAGGCCGCAGCGATGAGGGCTGGCGCGCTGTCGCGCCGGGCCGGCTCCAGTATTACGGTGGCACGGATGCCGATGGCAGATGCCTGTCGCTGGGCGAAGAAGCGGAATTCCTCGTTCGCCACAACGACAGGATCGGCGAAGAGGGGACCGGGAGCTGACCGCAGCAACGTGTCCTGGTAAAGTGTGTTTTTGCTAGCGAGCGGCAGGAACTGCTTGGGCAGGCTGGTGCGCGACAGCGGCCACAGCCGCGTCCCCGTTCCACCGGCGAGGATGACGGGGACGATCAAGTCATGTCCACCCGCCCCCGAGTTTCCTGGGACAGAACTCGGCATCGCCTTCACCTCATCTTTGTCCATGCTACGTTCTCACATCACATTTCGCCCGTCCATGGCGCCCATTTTTGCCAAGCTGCAAGGCCTCTGATCTGATCCCCGAAAACTGGATCGTTCGGAGTTAGAGTTTTCCGCACTGTCACCCCTTGGCTGGGAGGAGCGGAAGACGATGAAGGCATCGAAATTTTCAGAGGCCCAGAAGGCGTTCATCCTAAAGCAGGGCGCTGATGGGATGCCGGTGGCGGACATCTGCCGCCGGGCCGGCATCAGCCAGGCGACCTATTTCAACTGGAAGAAGAAGTACGAGGGGATGGCGCCGCTGGAGATGCGGCGGCTGAAGCAGCTTGAGGACGAGAACGCCAAGCTGCGGAAGCTGGTGGCGGATCTGTCCCTGGACCGGGAGATGCTGCAGGACGTCATCCGCCGAAAAATGTAAGGCCTGTCAACGGGCACCGAAGTTTCCCCGGATGTGGGCTTCCAAAATTCCCTACCTGGCAGGGTTTTGGTTTCGGGGATCAGCCGACGTCGTGATCGGGCTGGATCCTCCCTGGCGGACGGCCGCGGCGTTTGGGCGCCGGCGGCGGATTGATGAGGGCCTTGGAGCGAACATGCTCGGGAACGAGGTCGGCATGCTGGCGCAGCCGGTAGCTTGAGCCCTCGATCTGGATGACGACGGCATGGTGCAGCAGCCTGTCCAGGAGCGCCGTGGCGACGACGGGATCGCCGAAGACCTCGCCCCATTCGGCGAAGCCCCGGTTCGAGGTGAGGATCATGGCGCCCTTTTCGTAACGGGCGTTGACGAGCTGGAAGAACAGATTGCCGCCGCCGGGCACGACCGGCAGATAGCCGATCTCGTCGACGACCAGCAGCGAGGCGCGGCAGAGATAGCGGATGCGCTCGCGCAGCGTCCCGTCCTTCTCGGCCTTGGCAAGCGAGGTGATGATGTCGGCGAGCGTCGAGAAGGCGACGCTGCGCCCAGCCTTGACAGCCTCGACGGCAAGAGCTGTCGCGAGATGGCTCTTGCCGGTGCCAGGCGGCCCGAGCAGATGCACGACCTCGGCCCTGTCGATGAACTTCAGCTCGGCCAGCGCCAGGATGCGATTGCGATCGAGCGAGGGCTGGAAGCTGAAGTCGAAGCCGGTCAGCGTCTTGATCGCCGTCAGCCGCGCCATCATCAGCGCGGTCTTCACGCGCCGGTTCTCCCGGACCGTCAGCTCCTCGACGAGCAGGGTGTCGAGCGCCTCGATGCCGTCGATCTCGCCTTGCTCGATGCGACGGAAGGTGGCGTCGAGAACTTCGAGCGCCCGCGGCATCCGGAGCGCCACGAGGTTCTTCTTGATGCTGTCGAGTGTGGTCATGGCGGGATGATGGTTCATGGCCGCTCTCCCGGGCCCGAGGCCAGGCGCTCGCCGATCGCCTGGTAGAAGGCCAGCGAGCGTCGAGCGACATGATCGCCGCGTCGGCCGATGATGACGTCGCCGGCGTGGCCATGCCGCATCGCCCATGCAGGCGCGCCCTGGCGATGAGCCGGATCGATCCGATACTGCCGCCGCCCTTCGATGAGCGGATGGGATGCGACGAGGCGGCCGCCATCGAGGATGCGGATCATGTCGGGAAGCTGATGGACCTCGACGACGCGCCGCGTCCGATCGGGCACGCTGTAGTAGTTCCCGCCGATCGAGACGAGGCCTTCATGGCTGACGCGGCGTTCCAGCTTGAGCAACGCGTCGAAGGGCATGACCGGCAAAGGCTGCAGGTCGAGCTGTTCTGAGGCAAAGGCCTCCGAGACGATCTTCTGCGTCGTGGCGTGCAGACGAACGTTGGCCACGTTGCCGAGCCAGTCCTGCAATTGCGCGTTCAGATCGTCGAGATTGCGGAACGAGCGCGCCAGGAAGAAGTCCTTGCGGATATAGCTGAAGGGGCGCTCGACCTTGCCCTTCGTCTTGGCCCGATAAGGCCGGCAGGCGCGTGGATAGAAGCCATAATGCTTCGCCAGCGCCAAGAGGGACCGGTTGTAGATGATGTGGCCCTGCTCATCCTCGCCGGTTACCGCCGTCTTCATGCGGTCGTAGAGGATCTCGATCGGCACGCCGCCGATCGCGGCAAACGCGGCCATATGGCAACGCAGCAGAGTTTGCAGATCCTGATGCAGCCCAAAGCGGGCGACGATGTGCCGGGAATGGCCCAGCACCATCGAGAACAGCCAGATGATCCGGGTGATGCCGGGCTCGTCCTCGAACACAGTGACGAAGCGCGCGAAGTCGACCTGGGCCTGATGGCCGGGCGGCGTCTCGAAGCGAACCTCGAAAGGCTTGGGTCCGTCGCTCGGGCGGATCGCTGCCACGAACCGCTTCACGGCCGTATAGGCGCCGGTGTAGCCGCGCTCGCGCAACTCCCGCGTCAGGCGTGTCGCCGTCAGCTCGGGGAAGGCCGCGATCCGCTCGCGCACATAATCGAGATAGGGCGTGATCTTGTTGGGCCGGCCAACCTGGCGCGGCCCGTAGGCCGGCAGCTCCAGACCCCGCTCGATGTATTTGCGGATCGTCTTGGGATCACGCCCCGTGCGACGAGCGATCGCCGTCACGGACA
The nucleotide sequence above comes from Xanthobacter flavus. Encoded proteins:
- the rfbC gene encoding dTDP-4-dehydrorhamnose 3,5-epimerase → MTAFTPLAIPDVVLVQPRRFGDARGYFCETYVKPRYAANGIGADFVQDNESLSAETGTIRGLHMQAPPFAQAKLVRVLSGAIYDVAVDVRKGSPTYGRWVGARLTAEGGEQLYIPQGFAHGFCTLAPDTRVAYKVDAGYDQASERGIIWNDPDLAIDWTCGDGEKILSDKDRILPRLKDFDSPFAYQGTASER
- a CDS encoding AGE family epimerase/isomerase, coding for MALMESEARWAREWLFDKALPLWWERGADSRGGFYEKIGLDGQPVSAPRRLRVQARQAYVYAEAGRLGWEGPWRAAAEHGLGFLLARYRRPDGLFRTLVSAEGAPLDDTVDLYDQAFVLFALSQAHAMGLGDGTLVDTARTLIATLKSEHAHPEAGFEEAQPRALPLRSNPHMHMLEANLSWVAAGIDAPFADVAREIVALAARRMIDPETGAIGEYYDGDWRFAPAPDGGVREPGHQFEWAYLLDCAGPLLGEDRHVESRRLYTFGDRFGIDPARSAAVFALDAAGAVIDPRARLWAQTERLRTALVFAEAAEEGERAPFIAAAQEAFAVTRSYLDVGVPGLWRDQLLADGSFVDEAAPASSFYHIVTAFAVLLRVGGAA
- a CDS encoding mannose-1-phosphate guanylyltransferase/mannose-6-phosphate isomerase, translating into MPSSVPGNSGAGGHDLIVPVILAGGTGTRLWPLSRTSLPKQFLPLASKNTLYQDTLLRSAPGPLFADPVVVANEEFRFFAQRQASAIGIRATVILEPARRDSAPALIAAACYVAQTYGPDTLVLALASDHVVLDPESFRSTVVIGAAVARQGNIVTFGVEPTEPRTSYGYIRVGKQLDDRGVFEVDSFVEKPDRMTAKRYLEAGYLWNSGNFLFPAGLLMGEAELFEPAIADAARSAVAGATSDLGFLRLDPVAFKSSPAKSIDFAVLERTRHAAVVRGSFGWSDVGSWDALHEIGNADADGNVTIGAVTLLDSSNSFVRSEGPLVAAIGLDGISVIATDDAMLVMPSDRSQDVKELVSRLKSAKRNEVDEHLTIHRPWGTYQTVCRGDRFQVKKIVVEPGGVLSLQKHHHRAEHWIVVRGTAEVTLAERKFTVNENESTYIPIGGVHRLANPGRIPLELIEVQTGSYLGEDDIHRFEDIYQRA
- the istB gene encoding IS21-like element helper ATPase IstB, which codes for MNHHPAMTTLDSIKKNLVALRMPRALEVLDATFRRIEQGEIDGIEALDTLLVEELTVRENRRVKTALMMARLTAIKTLTGFDFSFQPSLDRNRILALAELKFIDRAEVVHLLGPPGTGKSHLATALAVEAVKAGRSVAFSTLADIITSLAKAEKDGTLRERIRYLCRASLLVVDEIGYLPVVPGGGNLFFQLVNARYEKGAMILTSNRGFAEWGEVFGDPVVATALLDRLLHHAVVIQIEGSSYRLRQHADLVPEHVRSKALINPPPAPKRRGRPPGRIQPDHDVG
- the istA gene encoding IS21 family transposase, translating into MVQLGELMMILDLHRQGLSVTAIARRTGRDPKTIRKYIERGLELPAYGPRQVGRPNKITPYLDYVRERIAAFPELTATRLTRELRERGYTGAYTAVKRFVAAIRPSDGPKPFEVRFETPPGHQAQVDFARFVTVFEDEPGITRIIWLFSMVLGHSRHIVARFGLHQDLQTLLRCHMAAFAAIGGVPIEILYDRMKTAVTGEDEQGHIIYNRSLLALAKHYGFYPRACRPYRAKTKGKVERPFSYIRKDFFLARSFRNLDDLNAQLQDWLGNVANVRLHATTQKIVSEAFASEQLDLQPLPVMPFDALLKLERRVSHEGLVSIGGNYYSVPDRTRRVVEVHQLPDMIRILDGGRLVASHPLIEGRRQYRIDPAHRQGAPAWAMRHGHAGDVIIGRRGDHVARRSLAFYQAIGERLASGPGERP